Proteins encoded by one window of Sediminicoccus rosea:
- a CDS encoding MOSC domain-containing protein: MSEFTWAGRLLAIHITEQAAADMQELAEAKLIAGVGIEGDRYATGRGTYSKKPQPERQVTLIEVETLEAIERDHKITLPPHETRRNLLTRGVPLNHLVGRAFRVGEVELFGGRLNVPCVYLDKLLGKPLFGPLTNRSGLNCMITKGGVIRPGDAITPL; the protein is encoded by the coding sequence TTGAGCGAATTCACCTGGGCGGGCCGCCTGCTCGCCATCCACATCACCGAGCAGGCCGCGGCCGACATGCAGGAGTTGGCGGAGGCGAAGCTGATCGCCGGCGTCGGCATCGAGGGCGACCGCTATGCGACCGGCCGCGGCACCTACAGCAAGAAGCCGCAGCCCGAGCGCCAGGTGACGCTGATCGAGGTGGAGACGCTGGAAGCCATCGAGCGCGACCACAAGATCACGCTGCCGCCGCATGAGACGCGCCGCAACCTGCTGACCCGCGGCGTGCCGCTGAACCATCTGGTGGGCCGCGCCTTCCGCGTGGGCGAGGTGGAACTGTTCGGCGGCCGGCTGAACGTGCCCTGCGTCTATCTCGACAAGCTGCTGGGCAAGCCGCTGTTTGGCCCGCTGACCAACCGCTCGGGGCTGAACTGCATGATCACCAAGGGCGGCGTGATCCGCCCGGGCGACGCGATCACGCCCCTCTAA
- a CDS encoding YnfA family protein has product MGTWLVFALAALFEIAGCFAFWAVLRQGASLLWLVPGGAALFAFAWLLTLVPGEIAAGRAFAAYGGIYVAATLAWLMLAEGLRPTAWDLAGVTLCLAGTAVILAGAMRA; this is encoded by the coding sequence CCTGGCTGGTCTTCGCGCTGGCGGCGCTCTTCGAGATCGCCGGATGCTTCGCCTTCTGGGCGGTGCTCCGGCAGGGGGCTTCGCTGCTCTGGCTCGTGCCCGGCGGCGCCGCGCTCTTTGCCTTCGCCTGGCTGCTGACGCTGGTGCCGGGCGAGATCGCGGCGGGGCGGGCCTTCGCCGCCTATGGCGGAATCTATGTCGCCGCGACCCTCGCCTGGCTGATGCTGGCGGAAGGGCTGCGGCCCACCGCCTGGGACCTTGCCGGTGTCACGCTCTGCCTGGCCGGAACAGCGGTGATCCTCGCCGGGGCGATGCGGGCCTGA
- a CDS encoding Bug family tripartite tricarboxylate transporter substrate binding protein, producing MLTRRTLPVAALLLSAPALRAQGRTIRLVIPFGAGGITDLVARILAERASVELGVTIVAENRAGANGNIAGEYVARAAPDGTTLLMASLAMFAVNPVIYPRMTYDPLTDFAPVALAASTPHVVVAHPGSVPVGFGAMLAAARARPEALSWGTAGAGSSPHLTQILLQSLSGTRFLPVHFRSGAASVQSVIAGQVALTAEATPIVAEHVRAGTLAALAVASSERLALLPDVPTAAEAGLPGLENGSTSAIVAPRGTPDAVLARLAEGFRAAMAAPETRARLSQQGTIPLGGTGAEFTGLITREVARWRPLLAGIQPG from the coding sequence ATGCTGACACGTCGAACCCTGCCCGTCGCGGCGCTGCTGCTCTCAGCCCCCGCATTGCGCGCCCAAGGCCGCACCATCCGGCTGGTGATTCCTTTCGGCGCGGGCGGCATCACCGACCTGGTCGCGCGCATCCTGGCCGAGCGCGCCTCGGTGGAGCTGGGTGTCACCATCGTCGCCGAGAACCGGGCCGGGGCGAATGGCAACATCGCGGGCGAGTACGTCGCGCGCGCGGCGCCGGATGGCACGACGCTGCTCATGGCCTCGCTGGCCATGTTCGCGGTGAACCCGGTGATCTATCCGCGCATGACCTATGATCCGCTGACGGATTTCGCGCCGGTCGCACTCGCCGCCAGCACGCCGCATGTGGTGGTGGCGCATCCGGGCAGCGTGCCCGTGGGCTTCGGCGCCATGCTGGCCGCCGCCCGCGCCCGGCCGGAGGCGCTGAGCTGGGGCACGGCCGGGGCGGGCAGCAGCCCGCACCTCACGCAGATCCTGCTGCAATCGCTCTCGGGCACGCGCTTCCTGCCGGTGCATTTCCGCAGCGGCGCCGCGAGCGTGCAATCGGTGATCGCGGGGCAGGTGGCGCTCACCGCCGAGGCCACGCCGATCGTCGCCGAGCATGTGCGCGCCGGCACGCTGGCCGCGCTGGCCGTCGCCTCGTCCGAGCGGCTTGCCTTGCTGCCCGATGTGCCCACGGCGGCCGAGGCGGGGCTGCCGGGCCTGGAGAACGGCTCCACCTCCGCCATCGTCGCCCCGCGCGGCACGCCGGATGCGGTGCTGGCGCGCCTGGCCGAGGGCTTCCGCGCCGCGATGGCGGCGCCCGAGACGCGCGCGCGCCTCAGCCAGCAGGGCACCATCCCGCTGGGCGGCACGGGCGCGGAATTCACCGGCCTCATCACGCGCGAGGTCGCGCGGTGGCGGCCGCTGCTCGCCGGCATCCAGCCGGGCTGA